A section of the Rhipicephalus sanguineus isolate Rsan-2018 chromosome 11, BIME_Rsan_1.4, whole genome shotgun sequence genome encodes:
- the LOC119374025 gene encoding uncharacterized protein LOC119374025 isoform X1 has product MKNHTVSMAAAAILALLTALSLGRLTESACDGRGLKVFDAVNELVKKLPAEYSESLNRESDWFPGVTLTTMTLKGLENCEILGPIQSYCRGNDDLILFELHCTPLSNTIHWSMCNGHNGTLVSTIRYARMSVEFFTEYVNNGTDVRLVSAGTVAPSELTGVGLTITGSSEFLTNAISMLGAPFSEPVREMWLGTLPGFLLNVLHDVKRKRQGM; this is encoded by the exons AATCACACAGTTTCCATGGCGGCTGCAGCAATACTGGCACTGCTAACGGCTCTGTCTCTCGGAAGATTAACAG AATCGGCGTGCGACGGCAGAGGACTCAAAGTGTTTGACGCAGTCAACGAGTTGGTCAAAAAGCTCCCTGCTGAATATTCTGAATCCCTGAATCGCGAGTCAGATTGGTTTCCCGGAGTAACGCTGACAACCATGACACTCAAAGGCCTTGAAAACTGCGAAATTTTGGGACCCATTCAGTCGTACTGCAGAGGAAATGACGACTTAATATTG TTTGAGCTACACTGCACGCCACTCTCCAACACCATCCACTGGAGCATGTGCAACGGTCACAACGGGACTCTGGTGTCCACTATTCGCTATGCCCGGATGAGTGTCGAGTTCTTCACTGAGTACGTGAACAATGGCACGGACGTTAGGCTTGTGTCAGCTGGAACAGTGGCGCCATCCGAACTGACAGGCGTTGGTCTGACTATCACGGGCAGCAGCGAGTTCCTTACCAATGCCATTTCCATGCTTGGTGCACCTTTCTCGGAGCCAGTTAGGGAAATGTGGCTGGGCACCCTTCCAGGATTTCTTCTGAATGTGCTGCACGATGTGAAACGAAAACGACAAGGCATGTGA
- the LOC119374025 gene encoding uncharacterized protein LOC119374025 isoform X2 has translation MAAAAILALLTALSLGRLTESACDGRGLKVFDAVNELVKKLPAEYSESLNRESDWFPGVTLTTMTLKGLENCEILGPIQSYCRGNDDLILFELHCTPLSNTIHWSMCNGHNGTLVSTIRYARMSVEFFTEYVNNGTDVRLVSAGTVAPSELTGVGLTITGSSEFLTNAISMLGAPFSEPVREMWLGTLPGFLLNVLHDVKRKRQGM, from the exons ATGGCGGCTGCAGCAATACTGGCACTGCTAACGGCTCTGTCTCTCGGAAGATTAACAG AATCGGCGTGCGACGGCAGAGGACTCAAAGTGTTTGACGCAGTCAACGAGTTGGTCAAAAAGCTCCCTGCTGAATATTCTGAATCCCTGAATCGCGAGTCAGATTGGTTTCCCGGAGTAACGCTGACAACCATGACACTCAAAGGCCTTGAAAACTGCGAAATTTTGGGACCCATTCAGTCGTACTGCAGAGGAAATGACGACTTAATATTG TTTGAGCTACACTGCACGCCACTCTCCAACACCATCCACTGGAGCATGTGCAACGGTCACAACGGGACTCTGGTGTCCACTATTCGCTATGCCCGGATGAGTGTCGAGTTCTTCACTGAGTACGTGAACAATGGCACGGACGTTAGGCTTGTGTCAGCTGGAACAGTGGCGCCATCCGAACTGACAGGCGTTGGTCTGACTATCACGGGCAGCAGCGAGTTCCTTACCAATGCCATTTCCATGCTTGGTGCACCTTTCTCGGAGCCAGTTAGGGAAATGTGGCTGGGCACCCTTCCAGGATTTCTTCTGAATGTGCTGCACGATGTGAAACGAAAACGACAAGGCATGTGA